In the genome of Nocardioides seonyuensis, one region contains:
- a CDS encoding TRAP transporter large permease has protein sequence MDDLATVTRPVEPAVTTQPGRRHLSRLVVVVGYVLPVLLGWLMLGGDLERTQIGFLVIAMMLSLLFLKVPIAAAMGLSGLLGIWGIRSFDTAAAAVKNLPYTNAASWSLSVLPAFIFMGVILWRSGATARIYGSAKMWLSWLPGGLAIGTNVAGAGLGSVSGSTIGVSYSLGRIGIPEMLRAGYDRRLAIGSVMMAGTAANLIPPSIMMVLFAGIATVPVGPQLLAGLIPGLMLPVAYSIVILVLYPVLTRRKTVAADEVIESSEVTLVDRLRSLPPLWPFPLLFLVVVGGLFGGVFTPTEAGAAGALTALAAALVISKRGDRLKMVVTAATEAVASTGAIFMLIIGAVILNQALTLTGITQDMIRGIEGLGLSFWPFIALLIAIYLILGMFMDPLMMMLITVPLIVPILPEYGLSVMWLGVFVVLVAEIGLVTPPVGMLTYIMHKLAQKEEVNLGQRITLGDTFQAVLWFMPATVVVVIVIAGFPDIVHWLPDISSSK, from the coding sequence ATGGATGACCTGGCCACAGTCACCCGCCCCGTGGAGCCCGCGGTCACCACTCAACCTGGGCGTCGTCATCTCTCTCGCCTGGTGGTCGTGGTCGGCTACGTCCTGCCGGTGCTGCTCGGATGGCTGATGCTGGGAGGAGACCTGGAACGCACGCAGATCGGGTTTCTGGTCATAGCGATGATGCTCAGCCTCCTGTTCCTGAAGGTGCCGATCGCTGCTGCGATGGGTCTCTCAGGACTCCTGGGCATCTGGGGGATACGCAGCTTTGACACGGCTGCCGCGGCGGTGAAGAACCTTCCGTACACCAATGCCGCCAGCTGGTCCCTGAGCGTGCTGCCGGCATTCATCTTCATGGGCGTCATCCTCTGGCGCTCTGGCGCCACAGCTCGGATCTACGGGTCGGCGAAGATGTGGCTGTCGTGGCTGCCCGGCGGCTTGGCCATCGGTACCAACGTTGCTGGAGCCGGGCTGGGATCGGTGAGCGGCTCCACGATCGGTGTCAGCTACTCGCTCGGACGCATCGGCATTCCCGAGATGCTCCGGGCCGGTTACGACCGGAGGTTGGCCATTGGATCCGTGATGATGGCCGGTACGGCGGCGAACCTGATTCCGCCGAGCATCATGATGGTGCTCTTCGCAGGAATTGCGACTGTGCCGGTGGGTCCGCAGCTGCTCGCAGGGCTGATTCCGGGCCTGATGCTGCCCGTCGCGTACTCGATCGTCATCCTTGTCCTGTACCCGGTTCTGACGCGACGGAAGACGGTCGCCGCCGACGAAGTGATCGAGTCATCAGAGGTGACCCTTGTTGACCGATTGCGCTCCCTCCCCCCGTTGTGGCCGTTCCCGCTCCTCTTCCTCGTCGTGGTGGGTGGCCTGTTCGGGGGGGTGTTCACGCCAACAGAGGCAGGTGCCGCGGGGGCGCTCACAGCCCTGGCGGCAGCGCTTGTCATCTCCAAGCGGGGAGACCGCCTGAAGATGGTGGTCACGGCCGCGACCGAGGCAGTGGCCTCGACGGGCGCCATCTTCATGCTGATCATCGGTGCGGTCATCCTCAACCAGGCCCTGACCCTGACGGGTATCACTCAGGACATGATCCGTGGCATCGAGGGTCTGGGGCTGTCTTTCTGGCCCTTCATCGCACTCCTGATCGCCATCTACCTCATCCTCGGAATGTTCATGGATCCGCTGATGATGATGTTGATCACGGTGCCGCTCATCGTCCCGATCCTCCCCGAATACGGGCTCTCGGTGATGTGGCTAGGTGTCTTCGTCGTGCTGGTCGCCGAGATCGGACTCGTAACGCCGCCGGTCGGGATGCTCACCTACATCATGCACAAGCTGGCACAGAAGGAAGAGGTCAACCTCGGCCAGAGGATCACCCTCGGTGACACCTTCCAGGCTGTTCTGTGGTTCATGCCGGCAACCGTCGTAGTGGTGATCGTGATTGCTGGGTTCCCTGACATCGTCCACTGGCTTCCGGACATCTCATCCTCCAAATAG
- a CDS encoding SDR family oxidoreductase translates to MPAQVSYSSTKAALLGFVKSVAAENITPRITANGALPVIASSGVLSMPQEIVDAWAGEIPNGLVGPADIAAAVALPCPPSAESVGGQFLTVDGGIWP, encoded by the coding sequence ATGCCGGCACAGGTCTCCTACTCATCGACGAAAGCGGCGCTACTCGGCTTCGTGAAGAGCGTGGCCGCGGAGAACATCACGCCGCGAATCACCGCCAACGGCGCCCTGCCCGTCATTGCGAGCAGTGGCGTGCTGTCCATGCCTCAGGAGATTGTCGACGCCTGGGCCGGGGAGATCCCCAACGGGCTCGTGGGGCCAGCCGACATCGCCGCCGCGGTCGCGCTCCCGTGCCCGCCGTCGGCCGAGAGCGTTGGCGGGCAGTTCCTCACCGTGGATGGCGGGATATGGCCCTGA
- a CDS encoding AMP-binding protein: MTGLPEVGDFYTPMEVTGFRATGQWIEETPPTILEQLAFERPDDVFAIDSVGTLTYREFRDRAWRLAGAMQRLGVARGDCVIVQLPNWNELLIAMMAVTRAGAVLVPAMTTYRADEIEFLIDNTGARAAITTGVFRGFDHAAMLSDALGRRTSLELGVLVRGHALPGMHRFEDLISGTEEPEEPELGPMPNPDAPHIVLHTSGSESQPKGCVHSYNTAAFTSRAVEQHHAWTPADRSFGPSPVAHSNGYINHYLVPLRAGASTVLMEKWDPRLAIDLVDEHRCTVTVTSTTFLSTLIETRRDGDDLSSMRLWVASGTVIPPEVVRRARLAMPDCEVLSQYGRSENLLTTLCPSGTDPGRALTSDGLVPPGIDVMLFDGDGQQVVVGPGEVGYRGPGHMLGYVRRPDLTQAMINSAGYSLSGDLGEFDADGFLRITGRIKDIIIRGGVNISAREVEDHLLTHPAVHDVAVVAMPDPRLGERACAFVVAEAGAQIDLDQICTYLRDERGISVQKLPERLELIEVMPISPTGKIDKADLRRRVREDDTDHHRTLA, encoded by the coding sequence ATGACAGGGCTCCCAGAAGTCGGGGACTTCTACACGCCGATGGAGGTCACGGGGTTCCGCGCGACGGGTCAGTGGATCGAGGAAACGCCGCCGACGATCCTCGAGCAGCTCGCGTTCGAGCGGCCCGACGACGTCTTTGCCATCGACTCCGTAGGAACGCTCACCTACCGCGAGTTCCGCGATCGCGCCTGGCGCCTTGCCGGTGCCATGCAACGCCTCGGTGTCGCGCGTGGTGACTGTGTCATCGTGCAGCTGCCCAATTGGAACGAACTCCTGATCGCGATGATGGCAGTGACCAGAGCCGGGGCCGTACTCGTGCCAGCCATGACGACCTATCGAGCCGATGAGATCGAGTTCCTCATCGACAACACCGGTGCGAGAGCGGCCATCACGACCGGTGTCTTTCGTGGCTTCGACCACGCGGCGATGTTGAGTGACGCCCTGGGTCGGCGGACCAGCCTGGAGCTCGGCGTCCTCGTGCGTGGGCACGCTCTCCCGGGGATGCACCGGTTCGAGGACCTGATCTCTGGGACGGAGGAGCCGGAGGAGCCGGAACTCGGCCCGATGCCCAACCCAGACGCGCCCCACATCGTCCTGCACACGTCGGGGTCGGAGTCGCAGCCCAAGGGCTGTGTCCACAGCTACAACACAGCGGCGTTCACCTCTCGAGCCGTCGAGCAGCACCACGCCTGGACGCCGGCTGACAGGTCCTTTGGCCCGTCGCCGGTCGCCCACAGCAACGGGTACATCAACCACTACCTGGTCCCACTGCGTGCCGGTGCCTCCACCGTGCTCATGGAGAAGTGGGATCCAAGGCTGGCCATCGACCTGGTCGACGAGCACCGTTGCACCGTCACAGTCACGTCGACGACGTTCCTCAGCACGCTGATCGAGACACGCCGCGATGGCGACGATCTCTCGAGCATGCGCCTGTGGGTGGCATCGGGGACAGTCATTCCTCCGGAAGTCGTGCGCCGCGCACGCCTCGCTATGCCTGACTGTGAGGTCCTGAGCCAGTACGGACGCAGTGAGAACCTCTTGACCACCCTCTGCCCAAGCGGGACGGACCCCGGCAGGGCGCTGACCTCCGACGGGCTGGTGCCGCCCGGAATCGACGTGATGCTCTTCGACGGCGACGGACAGCAGGTCGTGGTCGGTCCGGGTGAGGTCGGATACCGGGGGCCGGGGCACATGCTCGGTTACGTGAGGCGTCCTGATCTCACCCAGGCCATGATCAACTCCGCTGGCTACTCGCTCTCCGGAGACCTAGGAGAGTTCGACGCAGACGGATTCCTCCGCATCACCGGGCGGATCAAGGACATCATCATTCGGGGCGGGGTCAACATCAGCGCCAGAGAGGTGGAGGACCATCTCCTCACCCACCCGGCGGTCCATGACGTCGCCGTCGTCGCGATGCCTGACCCCCGACTGGGCGAGAGAGCTTGCGCCTTCGTCGTTGCCGAGGCTGGTGCCCAGATCGACCTGGACCAGATCTGCACCTACTTGCGCGATGAGCGTGGGATCTCGGTCCAGAAGCTGCCCGAGCGTCTGGAGCTGATCGAGGTGATGCCGATCAGCCCCACGGGCAAGATCGACAAGGCCGACCTCCGGCGCCGGGTCAGGGAAGACGACACCGACCACCACAGGACCTTGGCATGA